Proteins encoded within one genomic window of Microbacterium sp. zg-B185:
- a CDS encoding primosomal protein N', whose protein sequence is MTASRRVARVLIDSPLPQLDRLFDYAIPEELAEAVRPGVRIRVPLRSAGRMLDAYVVELGEPDATDRPLSEVDAVVSTVPVLTPRLYALARRAADRAAGSATDILRLAIPKRMVRAEKAWLAGDPPGEPVVSEENRQWAAAVLGPYPALVECLDHRGRGALDARPEPVRLPGGATTGSWAVLLAAAAVRTLAAGRSAILVVPDHRDQAQLETALAARAPADAILRNDARQSSPARYAAFLRMLAPVPSIVVGNRSSVYAPAHAPGLIAIWDDGDPLLAEPLSPGVHARDAALLRQELDECSVVFAGHTRTTDVERLVSLGWVRDVSAARRASPRVVLSATKEGESPGARVPSAAFAAAREALRTGPVLVQVSRPGYAPVLVCADCRTPARCPACGGPLHAARRGAVPGCGWCGRQATAWACPRCESVRIRMASSGSERTADDLGRAFPDTRIILADGEHPVLSVEGRPALVVATRGAEPVAEGGYRAVILLDGDRMLLADDLRIGESCLRWWSNAAALAAPGAPVHLVGVTGAIARALATWTQPAYARAELADRAPLRMPPTVRVAALEGSAAAVDAALGALRTAVPSLEDEAILGPVPTEAGARALVRFEYALGGRVTESLRSSIVADALRVRKNPKTRAPGTRNTLRVRVDVPDLDL, encoded by the coding sequence GCGTCGCGCGTGTCCTGATCGACTCGCCCCTGCCGCAGCTGGACCGCCTGTTCGACTACGCGATCCCCGAGGAGCTCGCCGAGGCTGTGCGCCCCGGCGTGCGCATCCGGGTCCCGCTGCGCAGCGCCGGTCGAATGCTGGACGCGTACGTCGTGGAACTGGGTGAACCCGACGCCACGGACCGTCCGCTGTCCGAGGTGGACGCCGTCGTCTCCACGGTGCCCGTGCTGACCCCCCGCCTGTACGCGCTGGCGCGCCGCGCCGCGGACCGGGCCGCGGGTTCTGCAACCGACATCCTGCGGCTGGCGATCCCCAAGCGCATGGTGCGCGCGGAGAAGGCCTGGCTCGCGGGTGACCCCCCGGGCGAACCGGTGGTCAGCGAGGAGAACCGGCAATGGGCCGCCGCCGTGCTGGGGCCGTACCCCGCGCTGGTGGAATGCCTGGATCATCGCGGGCGCGGGGCGCTGGACGCCCGCCCCGAGCCGGTGCGCCTGCCGGGCGGAGCGACCACCGGCTCGTGGGCCGTGCTGCTCGCCGCCGCCGCCGTGCGCACCCTGGCGGCGGGCCGCAGCGCGATCCTGGTGGTGCCCGACCACCGCGACCAGGCACAGCTGGAGACCGCCCTGGCCGCCCGAGCCCCGGCGGACGCGATCCTGCGCAACGACGCACGGCAGAGCTCCCCGGCCCGCTACGCGGCGTTCCTGCGCATGCTGGCACCCGTGCCCAGCATCGTGGTGGGCAATCGGTCCTCCGTCTACGCGCCCGCGCACGCCCCTGGCCTGATCGCGATCTGGGACGACGGAGATCCGCTGCTCGCCGAGCCGTTGAGTCCGGGGGTGCACGCCCGCGACGCCGCCCTTCTCCGGCAGGAGCTGGACGAGTGCTCCGTGGTCTTCGCCGGCCACACCCGCACCACGGACGTCGAACGGCTCGTCTCGCTGGGCTGGGTCCGCGATGTCTCCGCGGCGCGTCGCGCCTCGCCTCGGGTGGTGCTGAGCGCGACCAAGGAGGGCGAGTCCCCGGGCGCCCGTGTGCCCTCGGCCGCGTTCGCGGCAGCACGGGAAGCGCTGCGCACCGGCCCCGTGCTGGTCCAGGTGTCCCGTCCTGGGTACGCACCGGTGCTCGTCTGCGCCGACTGCCGAACCCCGGCTCGCTGCCCGGCATGCGGGGGCCCGCTGCACGCCGCACGGCGCGGCGCGGTGCCGGGGTGCGGCTGGTGCGGTCGCCAGGCGACCGCATGGGCATGCCCGCGCTGCGAGTCGGTCCGCATCCGAATGGCATCCTCCGGCAGCGAACGCACCGCGGATGACCTGGGACGGGCCTTCCCCGACACCCGGATCATCCTCGCCGACGGCGAGCACCCTGTGCTGAGCGTGGAGGGTCGCCCGGCGTTGGTGGTCGCCACGCGCGGGGCCGAGCCGGTCGCCGAGGGGGGCTATCGCGCAGTCATCCTGCTGGACGGGGATCGGATGCTGCTGGCCGACGATCTGCGCATCGGCGAGTCGTGCCTGCGGTGGTGGTCCAACGCGGCCGCCCTGGCCGCGCCCGGGGCGCCCGTGCACCTGGTCGGCGTCACCGGAGCCATCGCCCGTGCCCTGGCCACCTGGACTCAACCCGCATACGCCCGCGCCGAGCTGGCCGATCGTGCGCCACTGCGCATGCCGCCCACCGTCCGGGTCGCAGCGCTGGAGGGCAGTGCGGCCGCAGTCGATGCCGCGCTGGGCGCACTCCGCACGGCGGTGCCCTCGCTCGAGGACGAAGCGATCCTCGGTCCGGTGCCCACCGAGGCGGGCGCGCGGGCGCTGGTCCGCTTCGAGTACGCCCTCGGCGGGCGCGTGACCGAGAGCCTGCGCAGTTCGATCGTGGCGGACGCGCTGCGCGTGCGGAAGAACCCGAAGACTCGCGCGCCGGGCACCCGCAATACACTCAGAGTGCGGGTCGACGTACCCGACCTGGACCTGTGA
- the fmt gene encoding methionyl-tRNA formyltransferase: MRLVFAGTPHAAVPSLRALASSGHEIVAVVTRRDAPVGRKRVITPSPVAAAAEDLGIPTIRTDRLDAEAAARIAALEPDLGVIVAYGGLVREPLLSAPRQGWINLHFSLLPRWRGAAPVQHALIAGDRVTGAAVFQLVPALDAGDIYAAREYVVPDGATAGDVLSALSVDGATLLHEVVDAIAAGTAHATPQTGETTLAPKLGDEDGRLRWQEPRDAVLARLRGVTPEPGAHTTFDGARVKILAAREAAENAPHLEPGAVAAQDGAVLIGTATDPVMLDRIQPAGKAPMNAADWWRGRRDAGTPPRAGS, from the coding sequence ATGCGCCTCGTCTTCGCCGGCACGCCCCATGCCGCCGTCCCCTCGCTGCGCGCGCTCGCTTCGTCCGGGCACGAGATCGTCGCGGTGGTCACGCGCCGTGATGCACCCGTCGGCCGCAAGCGGGTGATCACCCCCTCGCCGGTGGCGGCAGCGGCCGAGGACCTCGGGATCCCGACGATCCGCACGGATCGCCTGGACGCCGAGGCGGCCGCTCGGATCGCGGCGCTGGAACCGGACCTCGGCGTGATCGTCGCGTACGGCGGCCTGGTCCGCGAACCTCTGCTGTCCGCGCCGCGGCAGGGGTGGATCAACCTGCACTTCTCGCTGCTTCCGCGCTGGCGGGGTGCCGCGCCGGTGCAGCACGCGCTGATCGCCGGCGACCGGGTCACCGGTGCGGCCGTGTTCCAGCTCGTTCCCGCGCTCGATGCCGGAGACATCTACGCCGCGCGCGAGTACGTCGTTCCGGACGGCGCCACTGCCGGAGACGTACTGAGCGCGCTCTCGGTCGACGGCGCGACGCTCCTGCACGAGGTGGTCGATGCGATCGCCGCGGGCACCGCGCACGCCACCCCGCAGACCGGCGAAACCACGCTCGCCCCGAAGCTCGGCGATGAGGACGGCCGGCTGCGGTGGCAGGAACCCCGGGACGCGGTGCTCGCGCGACTGCGCGGGGTGACGCCCGAACCCGGAGCGCACACGACCTTCGACGGTGCACGGGTGAAGATCCTCGCCGCACGCGAGGCAGCCGAGAACGCCCCGCATCTCGAGCCGGGGGCGGTGGCCGCGCAGGACGGCGCCGTCCTGATCGGCACCGCCACCGACCCGGTCATGCTGGATCGGATCCAACCCGCCGGAAAGGCTCCCATGAACGCTGCAGACTGGTGGCGCGGGCGCCGCGACGCGGGCACCCCGCCCCGGGCCGGCTCGTGA